In Melopsittacus undulatus isolate bMelUnd1 chromosome 6, bMelUnd1.mat.Z, whole genome shotgun sequence, the following proteins share a genomic window:
- the ECHDC2 gene encoding enoyl-CoA hydratase domain-containing protein 2, mitochondrial isoform X2 has protein sequence MIVRHIYLDVIFFLKACFIYIIHSAAEFHSCPAELGSTDMLFIALEQLRFDEKVRVVVFKSEVKGVFCAGADLKERAQMDDAEVGHFVKRLRNLMDEIAALPVPTIAAIDGYALGGGLELALACDLRVAASSAKMGLIETTRGLLPGAGGTQRLPRCVGIGLAKELIFTGRQIDGQQAASIGLVNHTVPQNNEGDAAYQRALTLAKEILPQAPFAVKMGKLAINRGMEVDIASGMAIEGMCYAQNIPTRDRQEGMAAFREKRAPQFIGK, from the exons ATGATTGTAAGACATATATACTTAGAtgtcattttcttcttaaaagcctgctttatttatattattcacagtgctgctgaatTTCACAGCTGTCCTGCAGAACTGGGTTCCACAGACATG CTGTTCATCGCTCTGGAACAGCTCCGCTTTGATGAGAAGGTTCGTGTGGTGGTGTTCAAGAGCGAGGTGAAAGGTGTCTTTTGTGCTG GTGCAGACTTAAAGGAACGTGCACAGATGGATGATGCAGAAGTTGGGCACTTTGTCAAAAGGCTGAGGAATCTCATGGATGAAATAG CGGCCCTGCCTGTACCCACAATTGCTGCAATAGATGGCTATGCTCTGGGTGGTGGACTAGAACTGGCGTTAGCTTGTGACCTTCGAGTAGCAG cTTCATCAGCTAAAATGGGCCTTATTGAGACCACAAGAGGGCTTCTTCCTGGAGCAG GTGGAACCCAGCGCCTGCCCAGATGTGTTGGAATAGGTCTTGCAAAGGAACTCATTTTCACCGGTAGACAGATTGATGGACAACAAGCTGCCTCAATTGGATTAGTAAATCACACTGTGCCACAAAACAACGAAGGAGATGCAGCTTACCAGAGAGCATTGACTTTGGCTAAAGAAATCCTTCCACAG GCTCCATTTGCTGTGAAAATGGGAAAACTGGCAATAAACAGAGGAATGGAG GTTGACATTGCATCAGGGATGGCTATTGAGGGGATGTGCTATGCCCAG AACATTCCCACAAGAGACCGGCAGGAGGGGATGGCTGCCTTCAGGGAGAAACGAGCACCTCAGTTTATTGGCAAATAA